CAGATTTAGCAATCGCATATGAGAAAACCATTTTGGAGAATTTAGCAGCTACTAGAAAATGGTTTGCAATCATGGTCAAACACAAATGGCTGGAACAACCTCCCTTAGCTGCAAATCGCAAAAGAATAGCAGTAGAAAAAAAGTAAGGATCTTTGGTCTGAGATTTTTACTTTTTTTCTTTAAAGAGTCTATATGGATATTCTTGTAATAACAAAACTAACTAGTGCGGATTACTTGAACAGAGAAGAAAGGCGAAAGAATTCTGAACATCCCTAAGAAACAGATACAGTTGCTTTAGTAAAAAAGTTACTTTCGCATCTCTTTCATATTTTTAATATTCCACAATCGAGCGCATTTCTCATACATACAAGAGATGCGCCTAATTTTATTATGGGCCATATTGTTTAGTAACGAATCTAAAGGAAATTACCACTTTCATTAGACAGGAGAACATGGTTTCTTTTTCTTCACATATTAACTGGCACAAGTGTATTTGAACTATTAAAAAACTTAGAAAGGAATCACTCAAAATAATGTCAAATAAGTCGTGTTAAATTTTGATATCAGTTTAGAGGAGAGGAAAAAAACATAAGATTAATTGTAGTATATTCCTTCCTTTTCCATACCTATAGCTCTATTGTCCACAAAATCTTACTGCAGGGGACGTATATCCATTCAATCCTCAATTCCATTTGACTCGAAATAATTTGGGACTGTACGCTGCTCATTGAAATTTTAAATTGACTCAATCTGTTCCTGCAAGTCTGTAGAAAGTAGGAACGATTAGGAAAAATTCTTCGGTCAAGACCGGAATAGAACGCAGATCCTCGTGCAGTTCAAACGGTGAACAGAAGCCAATGTCCATGATACTGCATGTCTATCTTTTTTTAAGCCCCTTTATACCAGATGTAATAGTGCAACTTTTCCTAGTTCCTAAGATTAAAGAATGCGGTTTATTTTCGGGCCTATTAATTTGTAATTCTATTGACACAGCTAACCTCAATATAATACATGACTGTTTCTTCAGGTGAGTATTCCATACTTTTATCAATCCACCATCTTACTGTTTCTACAAAGCTACCTACGAGATGATTTAAAACGAAATCGGCAGGGGCATTCACTTTTATCTCATTCAGATACTTTGACAACATCGCTGTAAGGTATTCTTTAAAATACCTCATAAAGAGTTCGCCACTTTCGCAGGATAAAATACCCACAATGTTCCTTTTACTGTCCTTCAAATGATGGAGGATATGTGTAAGCTTCGCGTCGATACCGTTGTATTCACTCGAAAAATCATGGGTATTTTCTGGCACGAGTTCATCCGAAAATACATGACTGAAGATATCGGTACACATTGCTTTAAGTAGCTCGTCCTTTGTTTCAAAATGAGCATAAAAAGTGCTTCGACCAATATTCGCTTCATCAATGATTTCCTGCACGGTTATATTTCTATACCTCTTCTGTTCAATCAATTTGCTGAATGCCTTGAAGATAGCATCTCTTGTTTTTTGTTGCCTTCTGTCCACGTACTTACCTCCTGTACAAATACCATTGGAATGTTCAGTAACTTACAGACTGACCATTTTAATTATTGAATATCGAATCGAATAAAAATATGATTTTATAAAACTATATGTTCGATAACATACAAATTGTATCGTTGTTTGAATAACAAAGCAACAGGAGGAATCTACATGAAAATCTTTATAAAACTTAGTGCAAATAGGTTACGTTATCAAAAAAGCAGATGTAGCACATCAAAAGAAACTAGCAGCAATTTTATTTACATGTTATTGAGCTTTGCTTTTAATGTACAAAATAAAATGAAATGATTGAAGAATAATATTTAGCTATTATGGACATAAAACGAAAAATTAACTTCGAAAAGGGAATATTTCTTTCTGACCACATAGAAACGTATGTTGTAGATGCAGGTCGCCAAGGAAACGAAGAACAAGTTTTAGAGGACATGAAAACAGCACTAGACAATTTTATTCATTATGGAGTCACTTAAAATGGAAGATACCACAATACAAAATAAAACCACTAAGCAAAAACTTTCCATCATCTTTGCCTTAGCAATACCCGCAATGATTGAAAATATATTACAAACCATAGTTGGGTTTGTAGATACTCTATTTGTTGCAAAATTAGGTTTAAATGAGGTCACTGCAGTAGGTGTGGCTAATGCAGTATTAGCTGTCTATATTGCTGTTTTTATGGCAATAGGGGTAGGAACATCTTCACTTATTGCCCGAAGTATAGGGGCAGAAGATATTTCAAAAGCAAAATCCATTGCTCGGCAATCAACCATCTTATCATCTATTCTTGGACTGCTATTTGGTTTGATTACCCTCTTTTTTAGCGAACCACTACTCCGTTTAATGGGAGCAGAATCAAAAGTTTTAACAGATGGAGTCACTTACTTTAGTATAGTTGCCATTCCTTCTATTTTTATCTCACTCATGTTTACCTTTGGCAGCATTCTTCGAGCTGCTGGTGATACAAAAACTCCTATGAAGGTTAGTTGGTGGATTAATCTTATTCACATAGGATTAGACTATGTATTAATTTTTGGGATCTTTGGAATAGAAGGACTAGGAGTAGCAGGGGCCGCATGGGCAACAGTTATTGTACGAATCATTGGTACACTTCTGTTGTTTATCAATATTAAAAGGTCAAAAGTGTCCTTTCTATTATTTGGGAGTTCCTCAAGGAAAGATACCTTGTCTATTTTAAAATTATCTACTCCTACAGCAATTGAACGTTTAATTATGCGGTTCGGACAGGTACTTTATTTTGGATTGATACTCAAGATTGGGGCTGATGTCTATGCTTCCCATTCGATTGCAGGAAATATCGAAACATTTTCTTACATGCCAGGTTATGGTCTGGCTATTGCTGCCACAACTTTGGTAGGGCAAAGTATTGGAGGTAAGCAATACAAAGACGCTTATAAGTACGGAATGATTACTACAGTAGTGGCAATTATTTTTATGTCCTTTATAGGTGTTCTTTTATTCTTCTTATCCCCTTGGTTCGCCACTTGGTTTACCACAGATAAAGATGCAATAGATATGGTTGTAACAGCATTAAGGATAGATGCTTTTGCTCAACCTGCATTAGCTATTGGATTAGTTTTAGCAGGAGCATTACAAGGAGCAGGAGATACAAAAAGTCCTATGTATAGCACAGCTATTGGTATGTGGCTGATTCGTGTAGTGGGAGTATTTGTACTTGGAATTCATTTTGAAATGGGAATAGCAGGAGTTTGGCTTTCAATTGCAATAGATTTATATGTCCGAGCTATATTTCTGTTTTTCAGATTTAAGCAATTCAAGAATAAATAAAAGTATCAATAAGAAAATAATAATTAAATTTCGGGGTGTCTGATTATGGGTTATGCAACTAAAGTTCAAGAATTCAAACAAAAACTTGAAGAAATACAGAGTTTATCCATTGAGATGTCCTATACAGCATGGACATTTTATGACGAAATTGTTTGCCCTGATTGTAGAAAACATGAAGGGATATATTGATGTACGAGAAAGAAACACCCACCAGCAACGGCGGGTGTTTCTTTTCACTAATGGTTCAAAAAAGGTGAGTAAATTATGGGAAAATGAGGAGTAGTGACAGAACGAGATAAACAAAATATAATTTCTTTAGCTTAACTAAAGGAGACAAGTAACTATTGAATAAGCGTGATACTGCACCAAGAGATTTGATTTACTATAAAGAGAAAATATATTTCTGGATTGTTCTTTTCTTCAGCATTATTTCTTACGTCCTATTCTCTTTTTCCATTATAGGTTTACCTATAATCGCTGCTTTGTTCTTTCTTTCCTTTTTGCTTCACGGGGTCGCAATGGGGCAAATTCGAACCAACGCAGTTAAGCTTTCGCCTGGGCAATTCCCGGATATCTATACCAAGGTGGAAGAACTTTGCAAAAAAATGGAGCTTAAGAAAATACCGGATGTTTATGTAATGCAATCAGGAGGCATCCTCAATGCCTTTGCAACCCGGTTTTTCCGAAAGAACATGGTCATTGTCTATTCGGAAGTTTTTGACCTCATTGAAGAGGGTTTGGAAGATGAGCTTTATTTCATTCTTGCGCATGAGCTGGCACATATAAAACGTAACCATATGGGAAAGATGGCATTCATCCTGCCATCCATGTGGATCCCAGGATTGGCAGAAACGTATCTTCGTGCCTGTGAATATACATGTGACCGTTATGCAGCGTACTACACGGGAAATCCTGAAGCTTCAGAAAACAGCCTGATGATGCTTGCCATTGGAAAGAAATTATATTACAGGACGGATCGAAATGAATTCATGAATCAAATAAACAGGGAAAAGGGATTCTTTGTATGGCTGAGCGAAATTCTTTCCACACATCCTCCTCTCCCAAAAAGGATTCATGAAATCAAGACCTACTTTGGTGGGGTGGAACCCATCATTTCAGCGAAGAAAACGAAATGGGTATATGGTGCTGTAGCCGTACTCGCATTGTGCATATTTCTTGGTGGAATTTATTCCGAAATGGATAATATTGAATCCCTTCTTCCTTTTGGTAATCTTGAAGACGAAGTAGTTGATGAGCCATCTGACATTCCTCCGATTGTCCAGGCAGCGGTTAATGGGGACACACAGAAGGTCGAAAAGCTTGCCAAGTCAGGAAAAGACGTAGATGAGGAAGACTATACTGGATATACTGCAATGGACTGGTCGATAAAGGCGGGAAATGAGGAAATGGTTAAAACCCTTCTTAAAAATGGTGCTGATCCGAATAACGAAACGAGTTATATGATGACACCGCTAATGACAGCCGCTGAAAAAGGAAGACCGGAAATCATTAAAATTCTTCATTCTGCCAGTGCAAAACTCAATTATCAGGATTCCGAAAACAGTATGACTGCATTAATTTATGCAGCGCAGGGAGAAGACGAGGATACGGTTAAAGTTTTGCTTCAGCTTGGGGCGGATCCTAAAAAGATGGACTACTCAAACATGACACCGTACATGCACGCTCTTGATGTGGGACATGAAAACATTGCTGAACTATTGAAACCGAATAAGTAGGATTTCAAAAAGAACTACTTATGTGGGGTAAATAAAGTATGAACAGAAACAAATTGGTTTTCTTATCAATATTTAGCAGTGTTTTGGTCATTCTGTATATGTTTTTCTAATGGAAAATCATCGATATGATAACGGAATTTTTAGATTGCCTATTCTTCTAATGGTGTTTGGATTATTCATTTTCATTACGGTACGCGAAGTCATATTCTATAAAAATAAAGATTGGAAGCCGATCGTCATCCAGTTCGTCACAATCCTTTTGCTATTTTTAATTACTTTCAATCAGATTAAGGCACCCTAGAGCTGATGCGTTATTACAACATCAAATTTAAATAAAAGTTTTGCTTGAAGGTAAACACTAAAAATGATCCTGCTTTTACTGCCTGGTCCTTTTTTTATTCGACTAACGGGCGCGATTATCAAAAAGATGATTGCGCCTTTTTCATGTTGGGCCATTTAACAGAGTAATAAAGGATAGTGAAGAAAAAAGGTAAGAAGCGGGGGGCAGTTTAACTGAAGAGGAACAACTGATAAAATAGCTATAAATCAAATTCAAAAGGTGTTGTTATTTTGTGGGACAAGTAAGATTGTACAGAATATCTCTGCTATTAATATTAGTTTTTATGGTTGCAGGAATATTATTGTTTATATTGTCCATTATGGCTTTAAGGGCTGCCCCTATTGTGTCAATTTTGATGGTTATTTTTTCAACCTTTACGATAGGTTCTTCAATTTATCTTTGGCGAAAAAGAAATGAAGGTAAAGGATTTTATTGGGATGAAGAAGGAATTGTAATCGACTTAAAGGGAAATAAGGTTTGTTGGGATGAAATTGAAGACATTCAATTTTTTAAAAGTAGTAGCAGCAGTTTTTCAAAGGCTACCGTAATTTACCCTCACTATACTAATCACGAAAATATAAGAATACGACGCAAGAAGTTACTACCAACTCCTGCCCATTCAATTGATTGGATTTTAATCGAAAAGCCAAAGGAATTTCACAATAATTTAATGAAAGTTTGGGAAGAAAAAATAATTAGCAATCATAAAGTCAGATTGCTATTGTTAAGATATATTTATGAATTTTTGGATGGTGTTAATCTTGCGTAGGATACCTAATCTTTACCCTTATTTTTTATTTATACTTGGTATTATAGTAATTGGTAGATTATTACATAAGGAATATGCAAATTATTTTGATTTAGTTTTTATTATCATTTTATTACTTCAAACAATTTATTTATATCAAAGGAAGAAATCAAAAAGACATTAACGATCTTCAAGAATCGGGCGCGAAAATGCAATAAATTAGACTATTTATTTTAGCAGTCCATTTTTCTGGTTATTTATCAACTAAAGAGGCAGTTGATTAAGGAAGTACATTTGAAATTAGTTGTTTTTTCACTATAATATATAATACATAAAAATTCGTACATCGTAGGAGAGCAGATTATGATTAAAAATATTGTATTTGATTTAGGTAATGTGTTATTGAACTGGAACCCTGAGGTGTATCTACAACAAAGGAATATAGAAGTTGATAAAATTCCTGAAGTATATAAAGAAATATTTCAAAGTAAAGAATGGGATTTATTGGACAGAGGGCTTATCACAGAGGATGAAGCAAAAGATATTATAATTAAAAGGAGTCATAACAATGGGCATCTGATAAGGCTTGCATTTGAAAATTGGTATGAGTTGTTTACGCCAATTGAAGATACTGTAGATATTCTGAAAAGTGTAAAAAACGCAGGTTATAAAGCTTATTTTTTGTCTGTTTTTCATTTGTTAGCATTTGAAAATGTAACGAAGAGATATGCCTTTTTTGAACACTTTGATGGTGGAGTTGCCTCTTATGAAGCAAAAATGGTCAAACCTGAAGAAGGTATATATAAACAATTAATAGAGAAATATTCAATAAAGCCTGAAGAGTCCATTTTCATAGATGACTCCAAGGCTAATATTGAAGCTGCAAAAAAACTTAATTTTAATGCAATTCTTTTCGATAGTTCAACGGATTTGAGAGAGGAATTAAAGGAATATAACGTTATTATATAATAGAAAAAAACAATGTTAATTATAAAGACCTTATAAGATCTTTTTGTGGGGTATCCCCAGTATATAAAATTGAAAAGGATTGTACTTAAAAAACGGTAGCATTAGTACAATATGAATTTAGTGATTTTATGATTGAAACCAAATATTGGTTATTCCGTTAAAGGGCGCGAAAATGCAACAAATGGACTGTTAATTTTGGCAGTCCATTTTTCTTGTCCTTTAATCAATTAAAGGAACAGAATACTTCAATAATAAAAAGATAAAACAATTGAATAAATAAACATTTAGTGGTATAAATATACAAACTGATCACAATGGTAATTAGAATAAGGAAGTTGAATTTAGTGAAAAAACACACAAATATGTATAATTTCGGAGGTACCTTATGCTTGATTTTATTAATATAATAGATTTCACTCATTTTACAGCTTTCATAGTCGCTACATTGATAATAGCTATTATTCCGGGACCAGATATGGCTTTTATAGTCAGCCGTACTGTTGTAGGAGGCAAAAAGATTGGAATAGCCACAGCATTTGGAATGCAAGTAGGGGTTATGTTTCATATTCTACTTGCTGCATTTGGACTATCAGCTATTTTGATGACTTCTGCAACTGTTTTTCAAATCGTAAAGTATATTGGTGCCACGTATCTAATTTATTTAGGAATACAGACTGTTCGAGATAAAAAAGGAATAAACATTGATATTCGAGAAAATAAAGGTGGAATATGGAAAGCTTTTTGGCAAGGAGCAATAACTGATATTTTAAACCCGAAAGTAGCTTTATTTTTTCTTACTTTTCTCCCACAATTTATTAATCACGACATGGGCAACACTTTTTTTCAATTCATATTTTTAGGAGTAATTTTTGGAATGCTTAGTTTAACAATTGATGTATGTTATTCAATTGTTGCGAGTTCAATTAGGGATGTTTTAACTAAAAATAAAACTGCAATGAAGTGGCAAAAAAAGGTTAGTGGGTTTACTCTAATCGGTTTAGGAACTTTGCTAGCTGTTGAAAAGAGAGGGTAATCTTAAACGAAAGGGCGCATTTCTCCATCAAGAATTGTGCTCTTTCTTTATGTTAAGGCGCAAATTGTTTAAAATTAGATAAACTTTACAAGGCAGCTGGGGTGAAGATGATATAATTTTATAAAACTGATTTGTATTAAGGAGACTTATAATTTTGGAAGCAAAATGTATTAAATTATATGAATTCGGTAGCCCTAAAGATGTGTTAAGAATTGAGTCTAAAAGTATTGAACCACCAAAAGATAATGAAATCCTTGTTCGAATGCTAGCACGCCCTATCAATCCTTCAGACTTAATACCGATCAGAGGTTCATATTCTCATCGGATTTCATTACCTAATATTCCAGGGATATGAAGGAGTTGGAATAGTAGAAGATGTCGGTCCTTTAGTTTCTCAGCAATTTATTGGTAAACGTGTTTTACCTTTGCGTGGGGAAGGTACATGGCAAGAGTTTGTTAAGACATCTTCAGGGTTTGCGGTTCCTATACCTAATTCGATTGATGATTTTACTGCAGCACAGATGTATATTAATCCAATAACGGCATGGGTAGTTTGTACAGAAGTTTTAAAATTAAAGCCAAATGATGTTTTATTAGTTAACGCATGCGGTTCTTCTATTGGGCATATTTTTGCTCAATTATCGAAAGTTTTGGGTTTTCGATTGATTGCAGTTACTAGAAACAATAAGTATACAAAGGAATTACTTCATTTTGGTGCTTCTTATGTGATTGATACATCTAAAAATAACTTAGATGAAATGGTTTTGCAATTAACTAATGGAAGGGGTGCTGATGCAGCTATTGACTCTGTTGGGGGTTTGGCTGGAAATGAATTAGCTTATTGTGTACATCCTAACGGTAATTTTCTAACCATCGGTCTTTTATCAGGGATACAAGTAAATTGGGCAGAAATTATAAATAAAGTGAAAGTGAATGCGAATATGTTCCATTTGCGAAATTGGAATAATGCTGTCTCAGCAGATAAATGGCAAGAAACCTTTAATCACTTAATAAATTTAATAAGTAATAAAAAATTGCATTTGATGACGGTAGATTCTGAGTTTGATTTATTGAATGTAAAAAGTGCTATCGAAGTCGTTGAATCATCTAAAATAACTAAAGGGAAAGTGTTTTTAACTAGCTATTGAGTAAGTGACATCAACTAAATAGAAGACTTTTTTGTTATTCAATATTACAGATCAAGCACGTGATGTTTTGAAGCAATTATTCCAGGAACATGAAGCGAAAAACATTCGTGTATATTTCGCAGGCTATGGCTGAGGCGGTCCTAATGTGGGGCTGGCTCTGGATGAGCCGGAAAATATGATAAATTAGTAACTATTAATGAAATTCGAGTTGCAATTGATCCTGACATTGAATCGTTTACTGCTGGTCTTACCGTTGAATACACTCAAAAGGCTAATGGGCTTGTATTATTGGGTAATGAGAGCAGCTGTTGTTAAAATAAAAACATTATTAGAGGTAGTTAGCGAAAGACTAACTACCTTATTTAAAAGAGAGAAATCAATTCTCTTCTAAGGATTTTTTTTTTTAGATTAACCTTTTACGACCAATTCAATATGAGCGTATCATTGCATTTTCCCAAACAACAAATCGAGAATTTTTTCATCAGCCTTTCGATTTTGTCCTTTGTAGGGATAACAATGAATATGGATAGCAGGATTAAAGTTAATTTCGATGATACTATAATTCGAGTCAGTCGCTTCTTTTTCAATGTCATCGATCATCATATCCACTCCACAGAACGTAGCGTCGGCAGCTTTAGCAGATTGAATGGCAATCTTTTTATAACTTTCCAGAATTTCATCCGTAAAATCAATGCTGTCTCCGCCAGTACTGATATTTGAGTTTTCCCGTAAGTATACGATTTCACCTGTACTCGGAATATCGGTGATATGCTTCGATTGATTTTTCAAAAACATCTTTTCCACTTCACCCAATTGAATTCGTTCAAGAGGGGTTTTATAACCTTTTCCTCGTAATGGGTCCTTGTTTTTTTCTTGGACGAGCTGTTCAATTGTGTGAATGCTATCCCCTACAACATTTGCGGGTACCCGATGTAAAATCCCGACGACCTCATCGCCCATTACTAAAAAACGATATTCCATTCCTGTCATAAATTCTTCAAGTAGAACAGTCTGGTCGTGTTCAAATGCCATCTCAAAAGCTTTTTGGTAATCCTCAAGGGAAAAGTCCCGGCGAAAATGGTAATGCCAAGTCCAAAATTTGTCGACTTCGGCTTAATGACGATGGGATTATTCCGATAAGTCCCATAATCGGCCAGAGCAGAGTCCAGATCACGATAAACCCTTCCATCTGGCACACGAATGCCGTGTCGCTTAAGGACTTTCTTCGTGACAACCTTATTTTCCATCATTAAAACCGTGCTGTATGAATCAAGGGACGTTTTCGTTGCTTGCTTGACGTACTCTCTATGATTGCCTTTTTGTAGCAGAATAAAATTCTCCTCACGGTCTAAAAATTCAAACGAAATACCTCGTTTAACCGCAGCTTTCAGCAATAGTTGTGTGGATAGCTCCAAGTCTTCGTAGCCAATAAATTGGTAACCACTTGCCTTACTTTCCTCGGCATACTGCTTTGCTTTGTCCATATGGTAAGAAAGATAAGAGGACTTTTGAATCTCAGACTTAACCACAGCAGCAAAACTGAGCTTCGGATTTAATTGCTTTTGTTTCTCTTGATTAAGTAATCGTATGAATGTATCGTCACTAGGCTTTAACACCTGTAACATGTGCTCCATCTCTTTAAAAAAAACTAAGGCTTTTTCCTCTAAAGTTATATAACTGTCTTCACCAAATAACCTACCCTGTAAACCATTCAGGATTAGACTATCATGATTAAGGGCAGCTACTTTTTGTTCTTCTTCTCCGAATGGCCCGTCTTCGATAAGCATCATAAATAGGAGAAATAAATGAACAAATTTCAGCGATTCTTTGCTAACCCCAATTTTATAAAGGGGGTTTAAATCAATCATACGCAGTTCCAAATAGGCGATTCCATTCTGCAACAAAGCTTGAACCAGGTCTTTCCCTTTTTCAGGTTTTATTCTTACAGGACTATAATACTCCCTCACACTCAATAATTCCTTGGATTTAACCAACGATTGTAAGTCTCGAACATACTCTTCAACCGAATCATAAGAAATATAAAATGTTTTTTCATTACGGTAGCCGCATACACTATTACGCAAGGAACCCATGTTCGGAAAAAAATAGCTTTCTTCATCCAAGTGTTCGCTCAATTGAACACATTTTTCGATATAGGTTTTATCAAAGACAGGACTAGCTCCGGTCAAATAAATAAGCAACCAACGATATTTCAATACGTTTCGAGCTACTCTCAAATAGGTGTTGTTTTTAAAATCCTTAAAGCTTTTATTGACATGTAAAGCATGATATATCCTTTTTAAAAACTCCTCATTGAACGAAAAATTATAATGGATTCCGCTTATTAATTGTCTTTTCCGGCCGTATTTTTCGGCCAATTGGAGCCGATAATGATCTTCTTCTGGATCATTCATCAAAGCAATTGGGATTTCCTCATCATTAGGCAATGCAGGTGGATTGCTGCTGGGCCATAGATATTCATCATTTAACTCAAGTGTCACAATATCATGGATCGTTTCTAAAAATTGATATGTCTCATCAATCGTTTCGAATGAAGGCGTAATCATTTCGATTTGGCTTTCCGAAAAATCCGTCTTAATATACGGATTTTCCATTTTTACTCCAAAAGATTTTGGGTGGGGTGTCAATGCTAGTTTTCCATTCTTATCGACTCGGTTATTTTCTTTTTCCAAACCAAAATTGCCACGCCAAATATCTTTATATAAATAATTGTCCATCACGAGTTGTAATAATTCATGATTCAACATACCCATTACAATGTACCTTCTTTCAGTTCATCCTGTAACCTTGATCCCTTTATCATTTGATTCATTTTTCCAAGTGTCCGCTTAAACCAAAAAACAAGAATGATTCCTTTTAGGACACTGCTTAATGCAATGGACATCCAAACACCATTCAGTCCAAAAGGAACCGACAGCATGATCGCCATTGGAATTCTCAATGTTGTTAAAATAATGCTGAAAATAGGTGGAATATAGGTTTTTCCAATTCCGTTGAATGCACCGACTGTCATAAGCTCCAAACACATAAACAATTGGGAATATCCAATAATTCTCATATAGTCACTGCCTAGAAAAAGGCTGGATTCATCCGACAAGAATAATGAAAAAATTGGCCGTGGAAGTAAAATGAATAAAAACGAAATCAAAACTCCAAAAATCGATGTGATGAATAGGGCATTGTTATACCCCTTTTTAATTCGGTCCTGTTTGTGCGCTCCGTAATTTTGGCCAATGAATGCTGCAATGGCACCTTGAAGACCACCAATTGTCATATAAGAAATCGACTCAATCTGTATTCCGACTCTTTGGACAGCAATAGCATTTGGTCCCCACTGGACAATAATTTTAGCAATAATAATGGAAATTACGGTAAAGGTAACCCGCTGTAGCGTGATCGGTATTCCCATCCGAAGAACTTCCTTCATTTTTCCTACATTGAACATAAACGGTTTGGAGAACAAAGTTAGG
The DNA window shown above is from Bacillus sp. T3 and carries:
- a CDS encoding TetR/AcrR family transcriptional regulator — encoded protein: MDRRQQKTRDAIFKAFSKLIEQKRYRNITVQEIIDEANIGRSTFYAHFETKDELLKAMCTDIFSHVFSDELVPENTHDFSSEYNGIDAKLTHILHHLKDSKRNIVGILSCESGELFMRYFKEYLTAMLSKYLNEIKVNAPADFVLNHLVGSFVETVRWWIDKSMEYSPEETVMYYIEVSCVNRITN
- a CDS encoding MATE family efflux transporter, with the translated sequence MEDTTIQNKTTKQKLSIIFALAIPAMIENILQTIVGFVDTLFVAKLGLNEVTAVGVANAVLAVYIAVFMAIGVGTSSLIARSIGAEDISKAKSIARQSTILSSILGLLFGLITLFFSEPLLRLMGAESKVLTDGVTYFSIVAIPSIFISLMFTFGSILRAAGDTKTPMKVSWWINLIHIGLDYVLIFGIFGIEGLGVAGAAWATVIVRIIGTLLLFINIKRSKVSFLLFGSSSRKDTLSILKLSTPTAIERLIMRFGQVLYFGLILKIGADVYASHSIAGNIETFSYMPGYGLAIAATTLVGQSIGGKQYKDAYKYGMITTVVAIIFMSFIGVLLFFLSPWFATWFTTDKDAIDMVVTALRIDAFAQPALAIGLVLAGALQGAGDTKSPMYSTAIGMWLIRVVGVFVLGIHFEMGIAGVWLSIAIDLYVRAIFLFFRFKQFKNK
- a CDS encoding M48 family metallopeptidase translates to MNKRDTAPRDLIYYKEKIYFWIVLFFSIISYVLFSFSIIGLPIIAALFFLSFLLHGVAMGQIRTNAVKLSPGQFPDIYTKVEELCKKMELKKIPDVYVMQSGGILNAFATRFFRKNMVIVYSEVFDLIEEGLEDELYFILAHELAHIKRNHMGKMAFILPSMWIPGLAETYLRACEYTCDRYAAYYTGNPEASENSLMMLAIGKKLYYRTDRNEFMNQINREKGFFVWLSEILSTHPPLPKRIHEIKTYFGGVEPIISAKKTKWVYGAVAVLALCIFLGGIYSEMDNIESLLPFGNLEDEVVDEPSDIPPIVQAAVNGDTQKVEKLAKSGKDVDEEDYTGYTAMDWSIKAGNEEMVKTLLKNGADPNNETSYMMTPLMTAAEKGRPEIIKILHSASAKLNYQDSENSMTALIYAAQGEDEDTVKVLLQLGADPKKMDYSNMTPYMHALDVGHENIAELLKPNK
- a CDS encoding HAD family phosphatase → MIKNIVFDLGNVLLNWNPEVYLQQRNIEVDKIPEVYKEIFQSKEWDLLDRGLITEDEAKDIIIKRSHNNGHLIRLAFENWYELFTPIEDTVDILKSVKNAGYKAYFLSVFHLLAFENVTKRYAFFEHFDGGVASYEAKMVKPEEGIYKQLIEKYSIKPEESIFIDDSKANIEAAKKLNFNAILFDSSTDLREELKEYNVII
- a CDS encoding LysE family translocator; this translates as MLDFINIIDFTHFTAFIVATLIIAIIPGPDMAFIVSRTVVGGKKIGIATAFGMQVGVMFHILLAAFGLSAILMTSATVFQIVKYIGATYLIYLGIQTVRDKKGINIDIRENKGGIWKAFWQGAITDILNPKVALFFLTFLPQFINHDMGNTFFQFIFLGVIFGMLSLTIDVCYSIVASSIRDVLTKNKTAMKWQKKVSGFTLIGLGTLLAVEKRG
- the gshAB gene encoding bifunctional glutamate--cysteine ligase GshA/glutathione synthetase GshB, whose protein sequence is MGMLNHELLQLVMDNYLYKDIWRGNFGLEKENNRVDKNGKLALTPHPKSFGVKMENPYIKTDFSESQIEMITPSFETIDETYQFLETIHDIVTLELNDEYLWPSSNPPALPNDEEIPIALMNDPEEDHYRLQLAEKYGRKRQLISGIHYNFSFNEEFLKRIYHALHVNKSFKDFKNNTYLRVARNVLKYRWLLIYLTGASPVFDKTYIEKCVQLSEHLDEESYFFPNMGSLRNSVCGYRNEKTFYISYDSVEEYVRDLQSLVKSKELLSVREYYSPVRIKPEKGKDLVQALLQNGIAYLELRMIDLNPLYKIGVSKESLKFVHLFLLFMMLIEDGPFGEEEQKVAALNHDSLILNGLQGRLFGEDSYITLEEKALVFFKEMEHMLQVLKPSDDTFIRLLNQEKQKQLNPKLSFAAVVKSEIQKSSYLSYHMDKAKQYAEESKASGYQFIGYEDLELSTQLLLKAAVKRGISFEFLDREENFILLQKGNHREYVKQATKTSLDSYSTVLMMENKVVTKKVLKRHGIRVPDGRVYRDLDSALADYGTYRNNPIVIKPKSTNFGLGITIFAGTFPLRITKKLLRWHLNTTRLFYLKNL
- a CDS encoding MATE family efflux transporter, producing the protein MKGKYDLREGPIASTLMKLTLPIIATNFISTTYGLVDMIWVGKLGSSSVAAIGTAIFFVNLAVALFTMVSIGTGVKVAHSIGAGREDQAKVYIHNGLLMSLLLGFIYMLFIFLTRNDLIGFFDLGRDEIEKMASQFLTISIIGTIFSFFNILLSTVLTSMGNSGKPFLVQTVGFLVNLILDPLFIFGLGNFKGLGVSGAALATLSANVVVTCLFIAHTKNLTLFSKPFMFNVGKMKEVLRMGIPITLQRVTFTVISIIIAKIIVQWGPNAIAVQRVGIQIESISYMTIGGLQGAIAAFIGQNYGAHKQDRIKKGYNNALFITSIFGVLISFLFILLPRPIFSLFLSDESSLFLGSDYMRIIGYSQLFMCLELMTVGAFNGIGKTYIPPIFSIILTTLRIPMAIMLSVPFGLNGVWMSIALSSVLKGIILVFWFKRTLGKMNQMIKGSRLQDELKEGTL